A genome region from Bombilactobacillus bombi includes the following:
- a CDS encoding metallophosphoesterase family protein, with amino-acid sequence MKFIHTADLHLESPFKGLMQLPSAIKKAVENSIYQAMDQLVATAIKLSVDFIIIAGDAFDDATRDLHAQFYLQRKFQELAQHQIAVIMIYGNHDYLTSSQAVVSYPDNVYVFGPEVTTTTLTLADGQKVAFSGFSYNQNHIQTNLAQTYPARLPNVDYQIGILHGELGQKSNYAPFTLETLQSKGYDYWALGHIHQRQILSQNPYVVYPGNLQGRHRNESGDKGYYLVDWDGTTTKLKFISTAAIIWQNVQVSVAQISNLDNLISKIQKAVFNDKNTLVDLTLTDFEQLDHDLQALITSGELLATLQADVPAEHFNYIYHVQPQVKSQTIYQTIDEKYWQSAANQIFTPNNLLKHLGKLQQVPVVRETYQQKDFLSELQQRAVNIISQNKMEE; translated from the coding sequence ATGAAATTTATTCATACAGCTGATTTACATCTGGAGAGCCCTTTTAAAGGTTTAATGCAATTGCCTTCTGCCATTAAGAAAGCTGTAGAAAATTCAATTTATCAAGCGATGGATCAGCTAGTGGCCACGGCGATTAAGCTTTCAGTGGATTTTATCATTATTGCTGGGGATGCTTTTGATGATGCAACTCGTGATTTACATGCGCAATTTTATTTACAACGTAAATTTCAAGAATTAGCTCAGCACCAAATTGCTGTTATTATGATTTATGGCAATCATGACTATTTGACTTCTTCACAAGCGGTAGTTTCTTATCCAGATAATGTTTATGTTTTTGGACCGGAAGTAACAACTACCACCTTAACGCTTGCTGATGGTCAAAAGGTAGCTTTTAGTGGTTTTAGCTATAATCAAAATCATATCCAGACTAATTTAGCTCAAACATATCCTGCTAGATTACCTAATGTTGATTATCAAATTGGTATTTTACATGGAGAATTGGGACAAAAAAGTAATTATGCACCTTTCACTTTAGAAACTTTGCAAAGTAAAGGTTATGATTATTGGGCGCTGGGTCATATTCATCAACGTCAAATATTGAGCCAAAATCCCTATGTTGTTTACCCGGGTAATCTACAAGGCCGCCATCGTAACGAGTCAGGTGACAAAGGGTATTATCTGGTTGATTGGGATGGAACTACTACCAAGTTGAAGTTTATTTCAACAGCTGCGATTATTTGGCAAAATGTTCAAGTAAGTGTTGCACAGATTTCCAATTTAGATAATCTAATATCTAAAATTCAAAAAGCTGTATTCAATGATAAAAATACCTTGGTAGATTTAACTCTGACAGATTTTGAACAATTAGACCATGATTTGCAAGCACTCATTACTTCAGGTGAACTGTTGGCTACTCTCCAAGCAGATGTACCCGCTGAACACTTTAATTATATTTATCATGTGCAACCGCAAGTGAAATCACAGACAATTTATCAAACAATTGACGAAAAGTATTGGCAAAGTGCAGCAAATCAGATTTTTACGCCAAATAATTTATTAAAACACTTAGGCAAATTACAACAAGTCCCAGTTGTCAGAGAAACTTATCAGCAGAAAGATTTTTTATCTGAATTGCAGCAAAGAGCAGTAAATATCATCAGTCAAAATAAGATGGAGGAATAG
- a CDS encoding YlbF family regulator, which translates to MINVYDTANQLEKDLRQTPEILGLQGAFSQMKADAMAYSMFQKMQKMQADFQEKQINGQEISDEEIKNLQDLSGQLTKFDSVKNLMEQERKVNAMMEELNKIISKPLAEIYQS; encoded by the coding sequence ATGATTAACGTCTACGATACCGCTAACCAATTGGAGAAGGATTTGCGTCAAACCCCTGAAATTTTAGGTTTACAAGGAGCATTTAGTCAGATGAAAGCTGATGCTATGGCTTATAGCATGTTTCAAAAAATGCAAAAAATGCAAGCTGACTTTCAAGAAAAGCAAATCAATGGGCAAGAAATAAGCGATGAAGAAATTAAGAATCTACAAGATTTATCAGGACAATTGACTAAATTTGATTCTGTCAAAAATTTGATGGAACAAGAACGAAAAGTAAATGCCATGATGGAAGAATTAAATAAAATTATTTCTAAACCACTTGCAGAAATCTATCAAAGCTAA